The DNA sequence AAGCAGGAAGCCAAGCACAGTCGACTTTAACCCCAAAGCTGCTGACCACATCAGCTCTGCCTGCTCTGAAGCTGTTGGGTCCAGCTCGCTTGAGATTAAACTGGAGTAGTCCATATCACACAAGCAAAAGTATGCCCGTCCATCCTGCAAGTCGCCATCAGGTCCCGCTTCCATGTCCACCTCCCTAACGGTCCGTAGAAGGAGAGCAGGAAGTGCCAGGAGTCCTGCTGCCACCCAAACACAACCCACAATCCACTTGGCCCGTGTGGTTGATCCACACCGTTGTGTGCTGTTACCACACCGTCGTGTGATGACACAATAACGCTCCACACTGAGCCCAGTCAAAGAAAACACACTTGCATACATGTTCAGAGCCACTATGTAACTGCTCACCCGGCACAGAAAGTGGCCAAAAGGCCAGTGGTAGCCCAACGCTGTGTATGCCGCCCATAATGGCAGGGTCATAACGAAAGCCAGGTCAGCCAATGCTAAATTGGCTATTAAAGACTCTGTCACTGAACCAGATGTGGGGGAAGGCCTTGGAGTTGGATCAGGGGTCTGGGAAAGTTTGGAACAGCTTCCCATCCTACCTCGTCCTCTTGTTCTGCGGTCCAGGTATGCCCACAGCACCAGGCCATTACCTAGGGAGCCCACAACAAAAACCAGGAGGTACACACTTGGAATGAGCACCCAGGTTGGAGACCATTCGCTATAGTCACATGAGGGAAAGGGGGACGGAGAAGGAAAGGGAGGAGACCACTCAGACATCAAGGCAAGACCCAAACTCACATCTGACATGAGCAAAATTGTGAATTAAGACTGAATTAACAGTTAAAACTTGGTTTACTGTAGTGGTTCGTAAAGTCTTAGGTGGTGTATGAGGAAAGGAATTAAGAGGGTTGCTTCTTTTAACTATGTAAACTGGTAATGGGAGCTCTTTTTTCCTTGTGCTTTAAGCAAACACTTTCAGTTTTATTAGGGAAAGTGAATGAAGAGAGACTTTCATTTTCTTCAGATCCCATTAATCTCCACTGATATTACTACAGACAAAACGAAAAATAAAGGTAagagttgtttcaacccatggttgaaTAAATTATGGACAAATCGAACAATTGGGTTTAAATTATAACCAATATTgggttgtttattttttaatggttGAATCTTAAAAAATGGTTgaaggttaatttaaaccaacggttgggtttgtccaaaTTTTACATATTCCAGCATTTGTTTAAGTGCACATTTTTAAACAGCAGCTGACAATATTTAACTTTACATGAAACACATTCATTAAACTGATCACAACAAAAATCATtctttaaacataaaacattgaaatataataaacaatgtgaccctgcctactgtcttttttgtgatttattgttttctacataaaatcattcaacataatgtaaagatcattctgtaaaaatataaccttgatatcttagatcctgagactttagtctggatcTCATAAACAGGGTCACATACAAAACATGCAGACATAGTAAATCAAATTTCTCCCACAAAAGTCTTAATTAAATGTGATGCATCAAAGGAAAATCCAACATGAAGCAAAGCATTTCATACCTGAAGGGTTTCTGTTTCATTCAAATGTCCAATCTCCTTTTCTCTGTGTTGTTGATCACTATCTCAAGCTAAGTCTTCATTCTGCATCCCTGTCCCATAAGCAAAAGTTTCCTTCTGTGTCCCACCAACAGCAGAGGTTTCTTCTCTTTAAATACCCCTCTCCCACCATTTGCTGTCCCCATTTTTACTtcttttccctcctaggaccaCCCCAGTAGCAGTTTTGTGAGATCTCCAAACAGTCCTGTCTTTAAACAGACTGAGTAAACTCACAACATTGATACTTACACTGGCCTGAACACCTTAAGGTAAAAGGAGCATTATATACATGACAATGTCTTTGACAGTAATAAACATCCAAGGCTGAcggcacacacaaacactgccTACATGAGGGTACACAGTCTTATACACAATGGTCTACCTAAGGAGACACAATGTATGGTCTGTTGTTATGAAGACAGCATAGTTCATAGGTCAGCACATGTCTGAAACAGTCTTTAATTCACTTTAAGTCTGTGAATTTACATGTTTTCATAATCATATTAAAGGTTTTAAAGCAACagtttattttgaataattttattACTCTTAGCTCAGACAAGACTATCAaagtgtatttatatttattaattatatttctAATAAAACTTCCTGAAAATGCAAAGTACAGAAACAGATAGATAGGTTCAAATCACACATGCTGGATACAAGGATTCACTTCTTTGTACGAATAATTGCAAATAAAATGAGTAGGGCATCAGTAAACTTTGaaatgttaaaaaacacatttcatatcTTAAATATCACTCTAAAACCTAGAACCCTTCATGTAAATGTGTGTGAACTCTTGGCCTGCTTCTGTTTAATCAATTTATTCTCTTAGCTGAAGGTCTGAGATCTGCATGAACTGTTTGATCAGTCAGGATGTTACACTGTTTAAACACCTCCGAAACTCAAGCATTCACTTCTGTGGACTTTGTGTATGTGAGTGCCTCGAGACTTTCAATAAGAATGAAAAAGGGAGTTTTAAGAATATTCTGATGGAGTCAACAGGGCAACTATTTACGAGGCAATGCAAAGACAATATTTAAAGATGCAGATGTTGAGGTTAATAGTGAGTTGTTCGCAGAgaaatgtatatacatgtataagCAGGTTTGTTACAGAGAGTCTCTAAGCAAAAATCAATAGCAAtccattttgaaataaatgtttaaaaaaaggt is a window from the Misgurnus anguillicaudatus chromosome 21, ASM2758022v2, whole genome shotgun sequence genome containing:
- the aplnr2 gene encoding apelin receptor 2, which codes for MSDVSLGLALMSEWSPPFPSPSPFPSCDYSEWSPTWVLIPSVYLLVFVVGSLGNGLVLWAYLDRRTRGRGRMGSCSKLSQTPDPTPRPSPTSGSVTESLIANLALADLAFVMTLPLWAAYTALGYHWPFGHFLCRVSSYIVALNMYASVFSLTGLSVERYCVITRRCGNSTQRCGSTTRAKWIVGCVWVAAGLLALPALLLRTVREVDMEAGPDGDLQDGRAYFCLCDMDYSSLISSELDPTASEQAELMWSAALGLKSTVLGFLLPLIVLLLCYGLLGRLLSRHFRLGPRPDHARQRRLLRIIITLVLAFFLCWLPFHTNKTLSALVELGILPFSCRFDQWLVAAHPYAICLGYVNSCLNPLLYACCDPAFRRHCRGLLVCTWSKCQGAKEQKDCNNSSPVPSGTHEMTVSKDEL